The region GTTGTATGGACGATGGCCCCAAAGATGTGCGAAACTGTTGACGGACCAAATACCATTAAGGACCAGCACGTAGCGTATGAAGCATTGAGTCAAAATCGCATGCAGCAACGTTTCACCCCAAAATATAACTGGTACTGCCGTCGGAATTACGAAGCAAAACAAGATGTACAATTCTTTCTCATATCTGTATTGGTGATTTATTagttttgttttgttatttttatacgcGCTCTTTTGTAAGACCTACGTCTATAGACATACATGGATCGAAATTGTTTACGTGAACTCGACTACAcactttttctttccaacTCACGGATAGCAGAAATAATCGTCCAAATTTTTAGACCACTCACTTCTTATTGAACATGACCACTGGGTCAGCGATGATATCGCTCAAGTCGAGTTCCTTTTGTCGACGAAGGTATTCGGGATGTCTTTCAACCATAAGCCATCCAATGTGGGAGAAGAAGAAGCCTCGCTTTGCGTTGTGGGGGTCGGCATCGGTTTCGGAATACTTGTGGTGGATTCTGTGATCTTTGACCCAGTAAAATATGCAGTACTGCAGAACCAATATTCAACAATTAAAGTTCACTCCATGATTAACTACAAAAAACTATTCGCTACTTACCAGCCCAGCGGCGGCGTACATTAGCATCAACGCGATTCGTAAGCCGAGGTTTGCCTTGTAGGCTCGGTGGCTCCAGAGACGATGAGCTCCCGCGGCTCCTCCCAGTCCTGCTATGAAATAGTACATCGGGACTGCGCAAATTTGAATGGATTagttgaaataattgtaagaTGTTTTTCAGCCCTCAGTTTTGAGAAGTTTGTCCTAAgcaaaatgataactgaactACAATTCCTGCGATTATTTTGTGCGGCTTGAAATAATCTTACTTAATGTTTGACGAGTGCTGCTGACGATTATGTGTAAAATGGTATGAAATGGCAGCGCGCTTCTACAGAAGTGTTCTTTATcgtatgaaattattataaacgttTTCACAACCTTAACCAATTCCACACAGGTGCTACTTTAGCTCAGGTTCAAAATTCTGACtagatgtttaaaaaattactttatTATATGTGGGTTTCTTGCTGAATATACGTATCGTGTAGAATTCTACATTTTacgtaagagaaaaaatgcaACAAAATTCCATGCACTTCATTCAGTAAAATTAatacttcaaatttttgaaccCACCCCATAAAACCGTCAACCATTTGATCCGCAC is a window of Neodiprion pinetum isolate iyNeoPine1 chromosome 4, iyNeoPine1.2, whole genome shotgun sequence DNA encoding:
- the LOC124216200 gene encoding acyl-CoA Delta-9 desaturase-like, encoding MMLSDENYVLEESRKKVFSKSEDLKPIKSGQIRQNIIWKNVLQLLLFHVGFVFACSVYAFGLSAVRIKWLTVLWVPMYYFIAGLGGAAGAHRLWSHRAYKANLGLRIALMLMYAAAGLYCIFYWVKDHRIHHKYSETDADPHNAKRGFFFSHIGWLMVERHPEYLRRQKELDLSDIIADPVVMFNKKYEKELYILFCFVIPTAVPVIFWGETLLHAILTQCFIRYVLVLNGIWSVNSFAHLWGHRPYNRVINPAENSIVSLVSGGEGSHNYHHTFPWDYKASEWPYMRFNLTTLCIDAFSKMGWAYDLREASPAFVQKVIEEIGDKYNESSLIH